Genomic DNA from Dethiosulfovibrio faecalis:
GGTATCGACCCTCGTAGTGGGCTATCGGTACCGTTATAACCTGCCCCTTTTCGTAGCCGGAGGTGAAGGCGGTGTCGTTCCGTTCCACCGATATCTCGACGGGGCGACAGATGAAGGCCAGGTCCCGGTTGACCAGTAGGGCCCCGGGAAGCATCTTGGATTCGGTCAAAACCTGAAAACCGTTGCATATTCCCAGCACCAGACCGCCCCGATCGGCGTGCCGTTTCACGTCGGCCATGATGGGAGCCGTGTGGGCCATAGCGCCGCAACGGAGGTAGTCGCCGTAGGAAAAACCGCCGGGCAGAACGACGAGGTCGGTCTCTCCTGGAAGCTCCGTCTCTCCGTGCCAGACCAGCTCGGCCTCGTCTCCCGTCGCG
This window encodes:
- the purQ gene encoding phosphoribosylformylglycinamidine synthase subunit PurQ, which encodes MNVAVVVFPGSNCDRDVVKAIKHATGDEAELVWHGETELPGETDLVVLPGGFSYGDYLRCGAMAHTAPIMADVKRHADRGGLVLGICNGFQVLTESKMLPGALLVNRDLAFICRPVEISVERNDTAFTSGYEKGQVITVPIAHYEGRYHLPEDELDLLEKRGQVAFRYSGGNPNGALNDIAGIFNEGGNVLGMMPHPERYSDRAVGGDDGLPMWLSIKRWIERTGA